One Burkholderia sp. 9120 DNA window includes the following coding sequences:
- the nadC gene encoding carboxylating nicotinate-nucleotide diphosphorylase, with amino-acid sequence MGAVESMVERNPGEAVSPLFAEIHAQYGAAFDAALARNVADALAEDVGAGDQTGRLVPADDIRNARIIVREDAVLCGVPWFTAVMREVDLRIDVQWLYREGDRMTADTPVCELRGPVRALLTAERNALNFLQLLSGVASATRRYVDAIAHTRTRVLDTRKTLPGLRLAQKYAVRVGGGANQRLALYDGILIKENHIAAAGSVGAAMDAALALNAGISIQIEVETLEQLETALAHRAQSILLDNFSLDAMREAVRVTAGRAVLEVSGGVNLDTVQTIAETGVDRVSIGALTKDVRATDYSMRIV; translated from the coding sequence ATGGGGGCGGTTGAGAGCATGGTCGAGCGCAATCCGGGTGAGGCGGTGTCGCCGCTGTTCGCTGAAATTCACGCGCAATACGGTGCGGCGTTCGACGCCGCGCTCGCGCGCAACGTCGCCGATGCGCTGGCCGAAGACGTCGGTGCAGGCGATCAGACCGGACGCCTGGTGCCCGCGGACGACATACGCAACGCGCGCATTATCGTGCGCGAAGATGCGGTGTTGTGCGGCGTGCCGTGGTTTACCGCGGTGATGCGCGAGGTAGATTTGCGCATCGACGTGCAATGGCTCTACCGCGAAGGTGATCGCATGACGGCGGACACGCCCGTTTGCGAACTGCGCGGACCCGTGCGCGCATTGTTGACGGCCGAACGCAACGCGCTGAACTTTCTGCAGTTGCTGTCGGGCGTGGCGAGCGCAACGCGCCGTTATGTCGACGCGATCGCCCATACGCGAACGCGCGTCCTGGACACGCGTAAGACGCTGCCCGGTTTACGGCTTGCGCAGAAATATGCGGTGCGTGTGGGCGGCGGCGCAAATCAGCGGCTCGCGCTGTACGACGGCATTCTGATCAAGGAAAACCACATTGCCGCAGCCGGCAGCGTGGGCGCGGCAATGGATGCGGCGCTTGCGTTGAACGCGGGTATCTCCATCCAGATCGAGGTAGAGACGCTGGAGCAATTGGAGACGGCGTTGGCGCATCGTGCTCAATCCATTCTGCTCGACAACTTCTCGCTCGACGCAATGCGTGAGGCTGTTCGCGTGACAGCAGGACGAGCGGTGCTGGAGGTGTCGGGCGGCGTGAACTTGGACACGGTGCAGACGATTGCGGAAACGGGCGTTGACCGGGTATCGATCGGCGCGCTGACTAAAGACGTGCGCGCGACCGATTACTCGATGCGGATTGTTTGA
- the nadA gene encoding quinolinate synthase NadA: MDQQAIRTVEYDRPQAQGMTCGIGQAWAKVPDTPSAQEKAALKTRIRALLEREKAVLVAHYYVDAELQELADETGGCVADSLEMARFGRDHDAQTLVVAGVRFMGETAKILSPNKRILMPDLDATCSLDLGCPVDEFSAFCDAHPDRTVVVYANTSAAVKARADWMVTSSIGLEIVADLHARGEKIIWAPDRHLGSYIQSKTGADMLLWQGSCLVHDEFKGIELDLLRAEYPDAKVLVHPESPANVVAQADVVGSTTQLIDAAQKLDATHFIVATDLGILHKMQLAAPGKTLIAAPTAGNSATCKSCAHCPWMAMNGLANLADVLERGHNEIFVDRAIGERARLPIDRMLDFAARQKKRVQASGDLARDAQLYSNVGAA, encoded by the coding sequence ATGGATCAGCAGGCGATCAGGACCGTCGAATACGACCGGCCGCAAGCGCAGGGCATGACCTGCGGAATCGGGCAGGCTTGGGCGAAGGTGCCCGACACGCCGTCGGCGCAGGAAAAGGCGGCACTGAAGACACGCATCCGCGCTCTGCTTGAGCGCGAGAAAGCGGTGCTCGTCGCGCATTACTACGTCGACGCGGAGTTGCAGGAACTCGCCGATGAGACCGGCGGCTGCGTGGCCGATTCGCTGGAAATGGCGCGCTTTGGTCGCGATCACGATGCGCAGACGCTGGTGGTGGCGGGCGTGCGCTTCATGGGCGAGACGGCCAAAATTCTGAGCCCCAACAAGCGCATTCTGATGCCCGATCTCGACGCGACCTGTTCGCTCGATCTGGGCTGTCCGGTGGACGAATTCTCAGCGTTCTGCGACGCGCATCCTGACCGCACAGTGGTCGTGTATGCGAACACCAGCGCGGCGGTGAAGGCGCGTGCGGACTGGATGGTGACGTCGTCGATCGGTCTGGAAATCGTCGCCGACCTGCACGCGCGCGGCGAAAAGATCATCTGGGCGCCGGACCGGCACCTCGGCAGCTACATCCAGAGCAAGACCGGCGCGGACATGCTGCTGTGGCAAGGCTCCTGTCTCGTGCATGACGAATTCAAAGGCATCGAACTCGACCTGCTGCGCGCGGAGTATCCGGACGCGAAAGTGCTGGTACATCCGGAGTCGCCGGCTAACGTGGTCGCGCAAGCGGACGTGGTGGGGTCGACGACGCAATTGATCGACGCCGCGCAAAAACTCGATGCCACGCATTTCATCGTCGCGACCGATCTCGGCATTCTGCACAAGATGCAACTCGCCGCGCCCGGCAAGACCCTGATCGCCGCGCCCACGGCCGGCAACAGCGCGACCTGCAAGAGTTGCGCGCACTGCCCGTGGATGGCGATGAACGGACTCGCGAATCTGGCCGACGTGCTGGAGCGCGGGCATAACGAAATTTTCGTCGACCGTGCGATCGGCGAGCGGGCGCGTCTGCCGATCGATCGGATGCTGGACTTCGCCGCGCGTCAGAAGAAACGCGTGCAGGCAAGCGGCGATCTCGCGCGCGACGCGCAACTGTATTCGAATGTGGGAGCAGCGTGA
- a CDS encoding fatty acid desaturase yields the protein MLNSLLDFLAHGLLHFSWWQLVVYTLIATHITIIGVTVYLHRCQAHRALELHPVVSHFFRFWLWMSTGMLTGQWAAIHRKHHAKCETEEDPHSPQTRGIWKVLLEGAELYRTEAKNEETMRKFSHGTPNDWMERNVYTKYPILGVSLMMVLNIALFGVAGLTIWAVQMVWIPFWAAGVVNGLAHFWGYRNFNSSDASTNIFPWGILIGGEELHNNHHTYATSAKLSNKWYEFDIGWMYIRIMSAFRLAKVKKVAPTPRLTTGKLVLDQDTLQAVLANRYEVMARYGKALKRAYRQELAHLKEVGAREKYQVMRGARSWFHKEEAGLNEPQKRQLPQIFANSQKLKTYIDMRNELASMWERSNASRDQLLVQLQDWCHRAEQSGIKALQEFALRLRRYA from the coding sequence TTGTTGAATTCCTTGCTCGACTTCCTTGCCCACGGTCTGCTGCACTTCTCGTGGTGGCAACTCGTGGTGTACACGCTGATCGCGACGCACATCACGATTATCGGCGTGACGGTCTATCTGCATCGCTGCCAGGCGCACCGCGCGCTGGAGCTGCATCCGGTCGTCAGTCATTTTTTCCGTTTCTGGCTGTGGATGAGCACGGGCATGCTGACCGGCCAATGGGCCGCGATTCACCGTAAGCACCACGCCAAGTGCGAGACTGAAGAAGATCCGCACAGCCCGCAAACGCGCGGTATCTGGAAGGTCTTGCTCGAAGGCGCGGAGCTTTATCGCACCGAGGCCAAGAACGAAGAAACGATGCGCAAATTCAGCCACGGCACGCCGAACGACTGGATGGAACGCAACGTCTACACGAAGTACCCGATCCTCGGCGTGAGCCTGATGATGGTGCTGAACATCGCGCTGTTCGGCGTGGCCGGCCTGACGATCTGGGCCGTGCAGATGGTGTGGATTCCCTTCTGGGCCGCTGGCGTGGTCAATGGCCTTGCGCACTTCTGGGGCTATCGCAACTTCAACTCGTCGGACGCGAGCACCAACATCTTCCCGTGGGGCATCCTCATCGGCGGTGAAGAGCTGCATAACAATCACCACACGTATGCGACGTCGGCCAAGCTGTCGAACAAGTGGTACGAGTTTGATATCGGCTGGATGTACATCCGCATCATGTCGGCGTTCCGTCTTGCCAAGGTGAAGAAGGTCGCGCCGACGCCGCGTCTGACCACCGGCAAGCTGGTGCTCGATCAGGACACGCTGCAAGCCGTGCTGGCCAATCGCTACGAAGTGATGGCGCGTTACGGCAAGGCGCTCAAGCGTGCCTATCGCCAGGAATTGGCTCATCTGAAAGAAGTCGGCGCGCGCGAGAAGTATCAGGTCATGCGCGGTGCGCGTAGCTGGTTCCACAAGGAAGAGGCCGGTCTGAACGAGCCGCAGAAGCGCCAGTTGCCGCAAATCTTCGCAAACAGCCAGAAGCTCAAGACCTACATCGACATGCGCAACGAACTCGCGTCCATGTGGGAGCGGTCGAATGCGTCGCGTGACCAGTTGCTGGTTCAGTTGCAGGACTGGTGCCATCGCGCTGAGCAGAGCGGTATCAAGGCGCTGCAGGAATTCGCTTTGCGACTACGTCGTTATGCCTGA
- a CDS encoding mechanosensitive ion channel domain-containing protein translates to MQNRIFSHMFGDLARDFGQPVMLWQVGVLLGTLALAWLLARLLRRTLDLRRQTRYQTLRFGAESLNRAFFPLIGAALVWLARTITAPFMHTALLDLALVPLFGIGLIYIVFFIARRVFSHDGVTHPWLFLVEKLVSLIVWVGMVLTVMGIQDDVISWMGSVHFRVANAHMTLLSLTTGLLWVCVTMIVAMWLGSTFEDRLIRSTTLDANLKVVVARVGRAALMLAAILISLSLVGIDITVLGVFGGALGVGLGFGLQKIASNYVSGFIILIDRSLRIGDTINVSGLQGMVTQIRTRYTVVRGLDGIETLIPNEKLITDVVQNQSSFLTRGYSKVAVQVAYSSDVEQAMGLLAQAVEGVPRVLKEPAPTPYLASFGADGINLELGFWIEDAATGTSGVRSAVNRNIWRLFSEHDISIPFAQREVRIVGNVSAAMPQPVTMTAPAANQADGAL, encoded by the coding sequence ATGCAAAACCGTATTTTTTCTCATATGTTCGGCGACCTTGCGCGCGACTTTGGCCAGCCCGTCATGCTCTGGCAGGTCGGCGTGCTGCTGGGGACGCTCGCGCTCGCGTGGCTGCTCGCGCGCCTGTTGCGGCGAACGCTCGATCTGCGCCGGCAAACGCGTTACCAGACGCTGCGCTTCGGCGCGGAAAGTCTGAACCGCGCCTTCTTTCCGCTGATCGGCGCGGCGCTCGTGTGGCTCGCGCGCACGATCACCGCGCCGTTCATGCATACCGCGCTGCTCGATCTGGCCTTGGTGCCGCTGTTCGGCATCGGGTTGATCTATATCGTGTTTTTCATCGCGCGACGGGTTTTCAGCCACGACGGCGTGACGCATCCCTGGCTGTTTCTGGTCGAAAAACTGGTCTCGCTGATTGTCTGGGTCGGCATGGTGCTGACCGTGATGGGCATTCAGGACGACGTGATCTCGTGGATGGGCAGCGTCCATTTCCGCGTGGCCAATGCGCACATGACGCTGCTGTCGCTCACCACGGGCCTGCTGTGGGTCTGCGTGACGATGATCGTCGCGATGTGGCTCGGCTCCACGTTCGAGGACCGGCTGATCCGCTCGACCACGCTCGACGCCAATCTGAAGGTGGTGGTGGCGCGCGTCGGCCGGGCCGCGTTGATGCTGGCGGCGATTCTGATCAGCCTGTCGCTGGTCGGCATCGACATCACCGTGCTGGGCGTGTTCGGCGGCGCGTTGGGCGTCGGGCTCGGGTTCGGGCTGCAGAAGATCGCCAGCAACTACGTGTCGGGCTTCATTATCCTGATCGACCGGTCGCTGCGGATCGGCGACACGATCAACGTGAGCGGCCTGCAAGGCATGGTCACGCAGATCCGCACGCGTTACACCGTGGTGCGTGGGCTCGACGGCATCGAAACGCTGATCCCGAACGAAAAACTGATCACCGACGTGGTGCAGAACCAGTCGTCGTTCCTGACGCGCGGGTATTCGAAGGTGGCCGTGCAGGTCGCTTATTCGTCGGACGTCGAGCAGGCCATGGGCCTGCTCGCGCAAGCGGTCGAAGGCGTGCCGCGCGTGCTCAAGGAGCCCGCGCCCACGCCGTATCTGGCGAGCTTCGGCGCCGACGGCATCAATCTCGAGCTGGGTTTCTGGATCGAAGACGCGGCAACCGGCACGTCGGGTGTGCGTTCCGCCGTGAATCGGAATATCTGGCGTCTGTTCTCCGAACACGACATCTCGATTCCGTTCGCGCAACGCGAAGTGCGGATCGTGGGCAATGTGAGTGCGGCCATGCCGCAACCGGTAACAATGACCGCGCCTGCGGCCAATCAGGCGGACGGCGCCCTCTGA
- a CDS encoding RsmB/NOP family class I SAM-dependent RNA methyltransferase → MRLHGFLIGQTETLLAEVLKLTGPADATTSRFFRAHPKLGHGERGVIAEAVFAVLRRRMEFAHLAESGAGSPARRMALLGLMQTAGRNALKPFVTEQELSWLEHVSKIDPQSLPLRIRLNLPDWIYQALAKRFEPAELAQLAAALNYPAPLDLRANPIKASREDVLNALSKAGIEGGETPFAPFGVRVVGKPPLTKLDAFQHGWVEVQDEGSQLLCSLVAPKRGEMIVDFCAGAGGKTLALGAAMRSTGRLYAFDISERRLAKLKPRLARSGLSNVNPVLIDSEHDAKIKRLAGKIDRVLVDAPCSGLGTLRRNPDLKWRQSPESVAELAPKQLSILASASRLVKKGGRLVYATCSILEAENEAVVQQFLADHQDFVLVPARDVLAEQRIELEMGDYLSLWPHRHATDGFFAAVLERQS, encoded by the coding sequence ATGAGATTACATGGTTTTTTGATTGGACAAACTGAGACTTTGCTGGCTGAAGTCCTGAAACTCACCGGCCCGGCCGATGCCACGACCAGCCGCTTTTTCCGCGCCCATCCGAAGCTCGGGCACGGCGAGCGCGGCGTGATCGCGGAAGCGGTGTTCGCGGTGCTGCGCCGCCGGATGGAATTCGCCCATCTGGCCGAAAGCGGCGCCGGCAGCCCGGCCCGACGTATGGCGCTGCTCGGCCTGATGCAGACGGCGGGGCGTAACGCGCTCAAGCCGTTCGTGACGGAGCAGGAGTTGAGCTGGCTCGAACACGTGTCGAAGATCGACCCGCAGAGCTTGCCGCTGCGCATTCGCCTGAACCTGCCCGACTGGATCTATCAGGCGCTGGCCAAGCGTTTCGAGCCCGCCGAACTGGCGCAACTGGCCGCCGCGCTGAACTACCCGGCGCCGCTGGATCTGCGCGCGAACCCGATCAAGGCGAGCCGCGAAGACGTGCTGAACGCGCTGTCGAAGGCCGGTATCGAGGGCGGTGAAACGCCGTTCGCGCCGTTCGGCGTGCGGGTGGTCGGCAAGCCGCCGCTCACCAAGCTCGACGCGTTCCAGCACGGCTGGGTCGAAGTGCAGGACGAAGGCAGCCAGTTGCTGTGCTCGCTGGTCGCGCCCAAGCGCGGCGAGATGATCGTCGACTTCTGCGCGGGCGCGGGCGGCAAGACGCTGGCGCTGGGCGCGGCGATGCGCTCCACCGGCCGTTTGTACGCCTTCGACATCTCGGAGCGTCGTCTCGCCAAGCTCAAGCCGCGCCTCGCGCGCAGCGGGTTATCGAACGTGAATCCGGTGCTGATCGATAGCGAACACGACGCCAAGATCAAGCGTCTGGCCGGCAAGATCGACCGCGTGCTCGTCGACGCGCCGTGCAGCGGGCTGGGTACGCTGCGCCGTAACCCGGACCTGAAGTGGCGCCAGTCGCCGGAATCGGTCGCCGAACTGGCGCCGAAGCAATTGTCGATTCTGGCGAGCGCCTCGCGTCTGGTGAAGAAGGGCGGCCGCCTCGTCTACGCGACCTGCTCGATTCTGGAAGCGGAAAACGAAGCGGTCGTGCAGCAGTTCCTCGCCGACCATCAGGACTTCGTACTGGTGCCCGCACGCGACGTGCTGGCCGAGCAGCGTATCGAACTGGAAATGGGCGACTACCTGTCGCTGTGGCCGCACCGCCATGCAACCGACGGCTTCTTCGCCGCCGTGCTGGAACGCCAGAGCTAA
- the purN gene encoding phosphoribosylglycinamide formyltransferase, with translation MKKLVILISGRGSNMEAIVRACSDEVWPAQVAAVIANRPDAAGLAFAASHGIATAVVDHRQYPDRDRFDAALAQQIDGFAPDLVVLAGFMRVLTAGFVDRYAGRMLNVHPSLLPSFPGLKTHQQALDAGVRLHGASVHFVTSQLDHGPIVAQAAVPVENGDTPAMLAERVLAIEHIIYPRAVRWFVEGRLALDGLRVTLTPSEPQWLFAGHTAGEGA, from the coding sequence ATGAAAAAACTCGTCATCCTGATTTCGGGGCGGGGAAGCAACATGGAAGCCATCGTTCGAGCCTGCTCGGACGAGGTTTGGCCGGCGCAAGTCGCCGCCGTGATTGCCAACCGTCCTGACGCCGCGGGCCTTGCGTTCGCGGCGTCGCACGGTATTGCCACGGCGGTGGTCGACCACCGCCAGTATCCCGACCGCGACCGCTTCGACGCGGCGCTGGCCCAGCAGATCGACGGCTTCGCGCCCGATCTCGTGGTGCTCGCCGGCTTCATGCGCGTGCTGACGGCCGGTTTCGTCGACCGTTACGCCGGGCGCATGCTGAACGTGCACCCGTCGCTGCTGCCGAGCTTTCCGGGCCTGAAAACCCATCAACAGGCACTGGATGCGGGCGTACGGCTACACGGCGCGTCGGTGCATTTTGTTACGTCGCAACTGGATCACGGGCCGATCGTCGCGCAGGCGGCGGTTCCCGTGGAAAACGGCGATACCCCCGCCATGCTCGCCGAACGCGTGCTGGCGATCGAACACATTATTTATCCACGCGCGGTGCGCTGGTTCGTCGAAGGGCGTCTTGCTCTAGATGGCCTGCGCGTCACGCTTACGCCGTCAGAGCCGCAATGGCTCTTTGCCGGTCACACCGCCGGAGAGGGCGCATGA